A single genomic interval of Acetobacteraceae bacterium harbors:
- a CDS encoding riboflavin synthase: MFSGIIENLGSILSVTPKPDARIFTIETGFSDLSLGESVAVNGVCLTVTAFQPDGRATFFVSTETLSRSALGAVMQGHKVNLERACTPTTRLSGHIVQGHVDAVGHITRLDQNGDVYDLRVSIPESLRRYVVEKGSIALDGISLTVNQVGKGPQDTAEMALMIIPHTWQHTALSGKQVGDALNIEVDILAKYIESLTRHEVKS; encoded by the coding sequence ATGTTTTCCGGTATCATCGAAAATCTTGGCTCTATTCTATCTGTCACGCCCAAACCGGACGCCCGGATTTTTACCATTGAGACGGGCTTTTCCGATCTCAGTCTCGGTGAAAGCGTCGCCGTGAATGGTGTCTGCCTGACGGTAACAGCGTTTCAACCTGATGGTCGGGCGACGTTTTTCGTCAGCACGGAAACGCTGTCACGCTCAGCGCTTGGAGCGGTGATGCAGGGCCATAAAGTCAATCTTGAGCGCGCCTGCACGCCAACAACGCGTCTTTCCGGCCATATTGTGCAAGGGCATGTCGATGCGGTCGGTCACATCACCAGACTGGATCAAAATGGCGACGTCTATGATCTGCGAGTCAGCATTCCTGAATCATTGCGCCGTTATGTGGTGGAAAAAGGCTCGATCGCACTGGATGGTATCAGCCTGACTGTCAATCAGGTCGGGAAGGGCCCTCAGGACACGGCCGAGATGGCCCTGATGATCATCCCTCATACCTGGCAGCACACGGCCCTCTCGGGAAAGCAGGTCGGAGACGCGCTGAATATCGAGGTGGATATCCTCGCGAAATATATTGAGTCGCTCACGCGCCATGAGGTGAAATCGTGA
- the ribB gene encoding 3,4-dihydroxy-2-butanone-4-phosphate synthase produces MVPLPPALAASLKAFREGRPVIMVDDALRENEGDLVIAAEFANAEAINFMALHGRGLICLALEEAQIRHLDLPMMPRRGHDPRGTAFTVSIEATNGITTGISAADRARTIQLAAAPGTKPAEISTPGHVFPLRAHPGGCVARPGHTEGAIDLARLAGLNPAAVICEIIDEDGTMARLPSLKKFSETHHIPLIAIADLIAWCEVNGRDAVASAPRSSSSEREAASPVTIIADAALPSAFGGTDLKVKAFRADDGQEHLALIKGDLQKAGCLVRIHSECVTGDALGSLRCDCGPQLREALARIRDAEHGVLIYLRGQEGRGIGLANKIRAYALQDEGVDTLDANLRLGLPVDSRNWEIAAAILKTLGVHDITLMTNNPAKRDGLTVLGISVARIDQLMVGLNPFNRDYLTTKRTRMGHALDTAPERFLRDVSTEIWARHRQD; encoded by the coding sequence ATGGTGCCCCTCCCGCCTGCTCTCGCAGCGTCACTGAAGGCTTTTCGGGAGGGTCGTCCCGTCATCATGGTGGATGACGCCTTGCGGGAGAATGAGGGCGACCTTGTCATCGCCGCAGAATTCGCCAATGCGGAGGCGATTAATTTCATGGCACTCCATGGTCGAGGGCTGATCTGCCTTGCATTGGAAGAGGCGCAGATCCGCCATCTCGACCTCCCCATGATGCCGCGTCGCGGGCATGACCCGCGCGGCACCGCTTTCACCGTCAGTATCGAAGCGACAAATGGTATCACGACCGGGATTTCAGCCGCGGACCGCGCACGCACGATTCAGCTTGCCGCCGCGCCGGGTACGAAGCCGGCGGAGATCAGCACACCTGGCCATGTTTTCCCCCTGCGTGCCCATCCCGGTGGGTGCGTTGCCCGACCCGGACATACAGAGGGCGCGATTGACTTGGCCCGCCTCGCCGGACTGAACCCCGCCGCCGTTATTTGTGAAATCATTGATGAAGATGGCACAATGGCGCGCCTGCCTTCATTGAAGAAGTTCAGTGAAACCCATCATATCCCCCTCATTGCCATTGCTGACCTCATTGCCTGGTGTGAGGTAAATGGGCGGGATGCCGTCGCATCCGCACCGCGTTCATCATCGTCCGAGCGGGAAGCAGCGTCGCCCGTCACGATAATCGCTGACGCGGCGCTGCCAAGCGCTTTCGGCGGGACGGATCTGAAAGTCAAAGCCTTCCGCGCCGATGACGGGCAGGAACATCTCGCTCTGATCAAAGGTGATCTGCAGAAAGCCGGATGCCTGGTGCGTATCCACTCTGAATGCGTCACAGGCGATGCGCTCGGCTCCCTCCGATGTGATTGCGGTCCCCAATTAAGGGAGGCGCTGGCACGCATCCGGGATGCCGAACATGGCGTGCTGATTTATCTTCGGGGGCAGGAAGGGCGCGGGATCGGCCTTGCCAATAAGATCCGCGCCTATGCCTTGCAGGATGAGGGCGTTGATACGCTGGATGCGAACCTCCGCCTCGGCCTGCCCGTCGATTCACGAAATTGGGAAATCGCGGCGGCCATCCTGAAGACACTCGGCGTGCATGACATTACCCTGATGACAAATAACCCGGCAAAACGTGATGGTTTGACCGTGCTGGGCATTTCAGTCGCCAGGATTGATCAGCTCATGGTCGGGCTTAACCCGTTCAACCGCGATTACCTCACAACAAAACGCACCCGCATGGGGCATGCGCTCGATACGGCACCTGAACGCTTTTTGAGGGATGTCTCAACCGAGATATGGGCGCGACATCGTCAGGATTGA
- the ribH gene encoding 6,7-dimethyl-8-ribityllumazine synthase has product MATHIPQPPDLTFETPPRLAILVSRFNTEVTGGLREGAVTCLAERNIHNVDIYDAPGAFELPIMAQALARQAQYDGVICLGCVIKGDTAHFEFISLGTTIGIMNAQLATGKPISFGVLTTYHNDQAVSRSRDDIHNKGREAAAACLETIAFLRQQSENT; this is encoded by the coding sequence ATGGCCACACACATCCCCCAACCGCCCGACTTAACATTCGAAACGCCCCCGCGCCTCGCAATATTGGTGAGCCGCTTCAATACGGAAGTGACGGGTGGTCTGCGCGAGGGTGCCGTGACATGCCTTGCCGAGCGTAATATTCACAATGTCGATATTTACGACGCACCAGGGGCGTTCGAATTGCCGATCATGGCGCAGGCCCTTGCACGTCAGGCGCAATATGATGGAGTGATCTGCCTCGGATGCGTCATTAAAGGCGATACGGCGCATTTCGAGTTCATCAGCCTCGGCACCACGATCGGGATCATGAACGCGCAACTCGCCACTGGAAAGCCCATCTCCTTCGGTGTCCTAACAACCTATCATAATGACCAGGCCGTCTCCCGGTCACGCGACGACATCCATAATAAAGGACGGGAAGCAGCGGCAGCCTGTCTGGAGACGATCGCCTTCCTCCGCCAACAATCGGAAAATACGTGA
- a CDS encoding MMPL family transporter, whose protein sequence is MFAAMLRQLVSFSARRALIVLLCAVILLAGSLFVTVKKLGVTTDTDEMFARSLPWRQHNDTINRLFPGNDDLMVAVIKARIPEEGQATARALAQILSAQHDKFRFVRLPDDDPYLRQHGLLFLEPPALESLLNNIVAAQPFMGTLAADPAARGLFNALGMIGEGLAHGETLPGSMTPQLNGFATALQRAAEGRPASLSWQRLLTPGTADMTGQYQFVVTKPVLKYNNLQPGGEASDAIHEAVAKLPFVKSGDVSVMITGPVQLSDEEFATVAQGMGIGLITSLILVACWLFFAVRSPRVIIPILITLIYGLLITTGFAAIAVERLNLISAAFAILFVGIAVDFAIQFSVRFRAQEVAGTEGNVLVTALGATGFETGHQILVAALATAAGFLAFVPTNFVGVAQLGLIAGIGMLIAFLCTMTILPALLALCRARSGVTETGFQNMAGCDRFLRRYRKSVISGFAILAVIGIVLLPRLYFDADPLHTKNPHTEGMRALHALQDDPRSSLYSGALVAPNLKIAGEWVKVFDALPTVDSVIWLGMFIPTQQGQKLAMIRDTAAIMLPTLVGVTPLSPPSAADLREAARQAAENLSIVLKEKRPDDDPLLRIQKALTRLATAPDTTLLETNDALTRFLPEQLQTLQSSLQTDEVTLDSLPKSLAENYVTPDGKALLTIQPKSRITSNEALYRFVEDMQRVNKDVAGTAVEVVGSAQTMIHAFTDAAIYAIIMIALILFVILRRLLDVALVLAPLLLSALLTVIIVVSVPITLNYANIIALPLLLGVGVSFNIYFVMNWREGVKFPLASPTARAVLFSALTTGTAFGSLAASQHPGTASMGILLLLSLGCTLLATLILVPALLPRRAIDD, encoded by the coding sequence ATGTTTGCCGCCATGCTTCGACAGCTCGTTTCATTCAGCGCGCGCCGCGCCCTTATCGTCTTGCTCTGCGCCGTGATCCTGCTGGCTGGCAGCCTGTTTGTCACCGTCAAAAAGCTTGGTGTCACGACGGATACGGATGAGATGTTCGCCCGGTCGTTGCCCTGGCGACAGCACAATGACACAATCAACCGGCTCTTCCCGGGCAATGACGATCTGATGGTCGCCGTCATTAAAGCCCGCATCCCGGAGGAAGGTCAGGCAACCGCACGGGCCCTCGCGCAAATTCTCTCGGCCCAGCATGATAAATTCCGCTTCGTCCGGCTGCCGGATGATGACCCTTATCTCCGCCAGCATGGGTTGCTCTTCCTTGAACCACCCGCGCTGGAATCCCTTCTCAATAATATTGTCGCCGCCCAGCCTTTTATGGGGACCCTCGCCGCGGACCCGGCAGCCCGCGGCCTTTTCAACGCGCTCGGCATGATCGGCGAGGGCCTGGCGCATGGTGAAACCTTGCCCGGCAGCATGACGCCGCAACTGAACGGCTTTGCCACAGCCCTGCAACGCGCGGCGGAGGGACGTCCCGCGAGCCTGTCCTGGCAACGTTTATTGACGCCGGGGACGGCGGACATGACCGGGCAATATCAATTTGTCGTCACCAAACCTGTGCTGAAATATAATAATTTACAGCCAGGGGGTGAAGCCAGCGACGCCATCCATGAGGCGGTTGCGAAACTGCCCTTCGTCAAGTCCGGTGATGTTTCCGTCATGATCACCGGCCCGGTACAGCTCAGTGATGAGGAATTTGCGACGGTCGCGCAAGGTATGGGTATCGGGCTGATCACCTCCCTCATCCTCGTGGCGTGCTGGCTGTTTTTCGCGGTGCGCTCACCGCGCGTCATTATTCCGATCCTCATCACGTTGATTTACGGACTGCTGATAACAACCGGTTTCGCCGCCATCGCTGTAGAGCGCCTCAATCTGATTTCCGCCGCTTTTGCGATATTATTTGTCGGGATCGCCGTGGATTTCGCGATTCAGTTTTCCGTGCGCTTTCGCGCGCAGGAAGTCGCCGGCACAGAGGGCAACGTACTCGTCACCGCGCTCGGGGCAACGGGGTTTGAGACAGGGCATCAGATATTAGTGGCGGCTCTAGCGACCGCAGCCGGGTTTCTGGCTTTTGTGCCCACAAATTTCGTCGGTGTCGCGCAATTGGGATTGATCGCGGGCATTGGCATGTTGATTGCCTTTTTATGCACGATGACGATTTTACCCGCATTGCTCGCCTTGTGTCGCGCCCGCTCCGGCGTGACAGAGACCGGGTTTCAGAATATGGCGGGTTGCGACCGCTTCCTGCGGCGTTACCGTAAATCGGTGATCTCCGGCTTTGCGATCCTCGCTGTGATCGGCATCGTGCTGTTGCCGCGCCTTTATTTTGATGCGGACCCACTCCATACGAAAAACCCCCATACGGAAGGGATGCGCGCCCTTCATGCGCTTCAAGACGACCCACGCTCTTCCCTTTATTCAGGCGCGCTCGTCGCCCCGAATCTGAAAATTGCGGGAGAATGGGTCAAGGTGTTCGACGCGCTTCCCACAGTGGATTCCGTGATATGGCTGGGGATGTTCATCCCCACGCAGCAGGGTCAGAAGCTCGCCATGATTCGCGACACGGCTGCCATTATGTTACCCACCCTTGTCGGCGTAACGCCCCTATCCCCTCCAAGCGCGGCGGATCTGCGGGAAGCCGCACGACAGGCGGCGGAAAACCTATCAATCGTCCTGAAGGAGAAGCGCCCTGATGACGACCCGCTTCTGCGCATCCAGAAAGCGCTTACCCGACTTGCGACAGCGCCCGACACAACACTCCTTGAGACGAACGACGCGCTCACGCGGTTTTTGCCAGAGCAGCTTCAGACGCTGCAATCCTCCCTGCAAACGGATGAGGTGACACTCGACAGTTTGCCCAAATCATTGGCTGAAAATTACGTGACACCGGACGGGAAGGCGCTTCTGACCATCCAACCCAAATCACGCATTACCTCTAACGAAGCCCTTTATCGCTTTGTTGAGGACATGCAGCGCGTCAATAAGGATGTCGCAGGCACGGCCGTCGAAGTCGTGGGCAGTGCCCAGACAATGATTCACGCTTTCACCGATGCTGCCATTTACGCCATCATCATGATTGCGCTGATCCTCTTCGTGATATTGCGGCGCCTCCTGGATGTCGCGCTCGTTTTAGCGCCGTTGCTCCTCTCCGCGCTTCTGACGGTCATCATTGTTGTCTCCGTGCCGATCACGCTAAATTATGCCAATATCATCGCCTTGCCGCTGTTGCTGGGCGTCGGTGTTTCATTCAATATTTATTTTGTCATGAACTGGCGGGAAGGCGTCAAATTCCCGCTTGCCTCCCCGACAGCGCGCGCTGTGCTCTTCTCAGCCCTGACGACCGGGACGGCGTTCGGCTCACTCGCCGCGTCGCAACATCCGGGCACGGCCAGTATGGGTATCCTGCTGCTGCTTTCACTTGGATGCACCTTATTGGCGACTCTCATCCTCGTCCCGGCCCTCCTCCCCCGGCGTGCGATTGATGATTGA
- the rho gene encoding transcription termination factor Rho, which produces MHLAELKKKSPADLLADAEELQIENASSMRKQDIIFAILKTLADNDQAIFGEGTLEILPDGFGFLRSPEANYLPGPDDIYISPAQVRRYGLRGGDTVEGQIRAPRDGERYFSLIKVNAINFESPDSVRQRINFDNLTPLFPTQPLKMESEHVGAIETNGNGNGKGKKDQRDFTSRVIDLVSPIGKGQRALIVAPPRTGKTVMLQSIAASISANHPEVFLIVLLIDERPEEVTDMARSVRGEVVSSTFDEPATRHVQVTEMVLEKAKRLVEHKRDVVILLDSITRLARAYNTVVPSSGKVLTGGVDANALQRPKRFFGAARNVEEGGSLTIIATALIDTGSRMDEVIFEEFKGTGNSELILDRKLADKRTFPAIDITKSGTRKEELLVDRSALSKMWVLRRVLAPMGTMDAMEFLLDKLKYSKNNGDFFEAMNN; this is translated from the coding sequence ATGCATCTTGCTGAACTTAAAAAGAAATCACCAGCCGACCTTTTAGCCGATGCTGAAGAACTTCAGATCGAGAACGCCTCGTCCATGCGAAAGCAGGACATTATCTTCGCCATTCTGAAGACTCTGGCGGATAATGATCAGGCAATTTTTGGTGAAGGGACGCTCGAAATTCTTCCCGACGGTTTCGGGTTTCTGCGATCTCCCGAGGCAAATTACCTCCCGGGCCCTGATGATATCTATATCTCCCCCGCCCAGGTGCGACGTTACGGTCTGCGCGGCGGGGACACGGTTGAGGGTCAGATTCGCGCACCACGAGATGGTGAGCGTTATTTCTCGCTCATCAAGGTCAATGCGATCAATTTTGAAAGTCCTGACTCCGTCCGTCAGCGGATCAACTTCGATAATCTGACGCCGCTTTTCCCGACCCAGCCCCTTAAAATGGAGTCTGAGCATGTCGGTGCGATAGAAACTAACGGCAACGGAAATGGCAAGGGCAAGAAGGACCAGCGCGACTTTACCTCGCGTGTGATTGACCTTGTCTCACCGATCGGTAAAGGCCAGCGCGCGCTTATCGTCGCGCCGCCTCGCACGGGTAAGACAGTGATGCTGCAAAGCATCGCGGCGTCCATCTCCGCCAATCATCCGGAAGTGTTCCTCATCGTTCTTCTGATCGATGAGCGTCCAGAGGAAGTGACGGATATGGCCCGCTCCGTGCGGGGTGAAGTTGTTTCCTCCACTTTTGATGAGCCCGCGACGCGACACGTGCAGGTTACGGAAATGGTGCTTGAGAAAGCCAAGCGCCTTGTTGAACATAAGCGCGACGTTGTCATTCTGCTCGATTCCATCACCCGTTTGGCGCGTGCCTACAATACGGTCGTGCCCTCATCGGGTAAGGTGCTGACAGGTGGTGTCGACGCCAACGCCCTTCAGCGGCCCAAACGTTTCTTCGGCGCCGCCCGTAATGTTGAGGAAGGCGGGTCCCTGACCATCATCGCGACCGCTTTGATCGATACGGGAAGCCGCATGGATGAGGTCATTTTTGAGGAATTCAAGGGCACGGGTAACTCCGAGCTTATCCTTGATCGCAAACTGGCCGATAAGCGCACCTTCCCGGCGATTGACATCACCAAGTCAGGCACACGTAAGGAAGAGCTGCTTGTGGATCGCTCTGCATTGTCGAAAATGTGGGTGCTGCGGCGTGTCCTCGCCCCGATGGGCACAATGGACGCTATGGAATTCCTGCTCGACAAACTCAAATATAGTAAAAATAATGGTGACTTCTTTGAGGCGATGAATAACTGA
- a CDS encoding Mrp/NBP35 family ATP-binding protein: MCQALGVGELLQLSAIASARLDDGHVFVTWQTAREAAPCIGAIVQRIEAALEKALGVTKATIILTTHRPEGAAQGGRAPRQGGGHRPFALADGSAKNQDDEEGAAVIARLGAVIAVASGKGGVGKSTTAINIAVGLAQKGLRVGMLDADIYGPSLPRMLGHRGRPEIRDGKIIPIDAWGVKAISIGFMVDEEQAVIWRGPMVMGAINQFINDVAWPDLDVTVIDMPPGTGDAQLSIAQKLPLAGAVIVSTPQDIALLDARRGVTMFQKLRVPILGLVENMSYFCCPHCHHRTELFSHGGAREAAAESHLPFLGEIPLLGEIRQSGDAGEPIIMAAPDGEAALRYKEVAEAVLQQINAHSSRDGV; this comes from the coding sequence ATGTGCCAGGCGCTTGGGGTTGGTGAGCTCTTGCAATTATCCGCCATTGCGTCGGCACGCCTCGATGATGGCCATGTTTTTGTCACCTGGCAGACAGCGCGTGAGGCCGCGCCATGCATCGGCGCCATCGTGCAACGTATCGAAGCCGCGCTTGAGAAGGCTCTGGGCGTGACGAAGGCCACGATCATCCTGACGACGCACCGTCCGGAAGGTGCTGCGCAGGGCGGGCGGGCGCCGCGTCAGGGCGGTGGACACCGGCCTTTCGCCCTGGCGGACGGTTCTGCGAAAAATCAGGATGATGAGGAAGGCGCGGCCGTCATTGCGCGTCTTGGCGCGGTCATCGCGGTGGCTTCTGGCAAGGGTGGGGTCGGTAAATCAACGACCGCCATCAATATCGCCGTCGGTCTCGCGCAGAAAGGTTTGCGGGTAGGGATGCTTGATGCCGATATTTACGGCCCTTCCCTGCCTCGCATGTTGGGCCATCGGGGCAGGCCGGAAATTCGTGACGGCAAAATTATCCCGATCGATGCCTGGGGGGTTAAGGCGATCTCGATCGGCTTTATGGTGGATGAGGAACAGGCCGTGATCTGGCGAGGGCCGATGGTCATGGGCGCGATCAATCAGTTCATCAATGATGTTGCGTGGCCCGATCTGGATGTAACGGTGATTGACATGCCGCCGGGGACGGGGGATGCGCAATTATCGATCGCGCAGAAACTGCCATTGGCAGGCGCTGTCATCGTTTCGACGCCGCAGGACATCGCTTTGCTCGATGCGCGCAGAGGCGTCACGATGTTTCAGAAACTCCGCGTGCCGATCCTCGGCCTTGTGGAGAATATGTCTTATTTCTGTTGCCCGCATTGTCATCATCGCACCGAGCTTTTCAGTCACGGTGGCGCGCGCGAGGCAGCGGCGGAAAGTCACCTTCCTTTCCTCGGGGAAATACCGCTCCTCGGGGAGATCCGCCAGAGTGGTGACGCGGGTGAACCGATCATCATGGCCGCGCCGGACGGGGAAGCGGCTTTGCGTTATAAAGAAGTGGCGGAGGCTGTTCTGCAACAGATCAACGCGCATTCAAGCCGTGACGGTGTCTGA
- a CDS encoding OpgC domain-containing protein, with the protein MSSDANRIDKRKRRDYRVDALRGLALLMMLTDHVYSDWLNCLTMRNFGFADAADIFVLLAGYASYLAYGRLTMRPPPAGGWRVAIHRIVTRCLRLYLFQLILLFFYIALTRLWRLEWDVPIDFLEPELSHGFDWLLAVVTLQALPDMVNILPIYILFLLSFPMMFWLLRRSPYLLLAGSFALWALVNLDPAINLPNVIDSDGWYFDPFAWQFIFAIGVLLAVMVHRRGGNLTVSGRFRGLCIAVLIIGIIECFPYKLYHLPDLRLFHLRALADKSSLGPLRIMDVLAIFILVQSSNWCTRFASSSLGQILAVMGRHSLEVFFLGTVLDLIIRLGMATFGTHWPLQLASNLVGSLCVYGLAVWLDHHKYEAALMEGKSRAEISGRDNASARQDD; encoded by the coding sequence ATGAGTTCCGACGCCAATCGGATTGATAAACGCAAACGCCGCGACTATCGCGTCGATGCGCTTCGTGGCCTTGCCCTGTTGATGATGTTGACAGACCACGTTTATTCCGACTGGCTGAACTGCCTGACCATGCGCAATTTCGGCTTTGCCGATGCGGCGGATATTTTTGTCCTGCTGGCAGGTTACGCCTCCTACCTCGCTTACGGGCGGCTGACTATGCGCCCACCTCCCGCCGGGGGGTGGCGAGTCGCCATTCATCGTATCGTGACGCGCTGCTTGCGGCTTTATCTCTTCCAACTCATCCTGCTGTTTTTCTATATCGCCCTGACCCGTCTCTGGCGCCTTGAGTGGGATGTGCCGATCGATTTTCTGGAGCCGGAACTCAGCCACGGATTTGATTGGCTTCTGGCCGTCGTGACCCTCCAGGCCCTGCCTGACATGGTCAATATTCTGCCCATCTATATATTGTTCCTGCTCAGTTTCCCGATGATGTTCTGGCTGTTGCGGCGGTCTCCCTATCTTTTGCTGGCAGGAAGCTTCGCCCTCTGGGCGCTTGTCAATCTGGACCCTGCGATCAACCTCCCCAACGTCATTGATTCCGATGGATGGTATTTTGACCCGTTCGCCTGGCAATTCATTTTCGCCATCGGTGTGCTGCTCGCCGTCATGGTGCACCGACGGGGCGGCAATCTAACCGTTTCGGGGCGCTTCCGCGGTCTTTGCATCGCGGTGCTCATTATCGGGATCATTGAGTGCTTCCCCTATAAACTCTATCATTTGCCGGATCTCCGGCTGTTTCACCTCCGGGCCCTTGCCGATAAATCAAGCCTGGGGCCCCTGCGAATCATGGATGTTCTCGCGATTTTCATTCTGGTGCAGAGTTCCAACTGGTGCACACGATTTGCATCTTCCTCCCTGGGGCAGATCCTCGCCGTGATGGGACGGCACTCTCTGGAGGTTTTCTTCCTTGGCACAGTGCTTGATCTGATCATCCGCCTCGGCATGGCAACATTCGGCACGCACTGGCCGCTCCAGCTTGCGTCGAACCTCGTCGGGTCCCTCTGCGTATATGGATTGGCTGTCTGGCTTGATCATCATAAATATGAGGCAGCCTTGATGGAGGGGAAAAGCCGTGCCGAGATTTCCGGCCGTGATAACGCGTCAGCGCGTCAAGATGACTGA
- a CDS encoding trypsin-like peptidase domain-containing protein — MSSDGIIVTNEHVIHNADKISVTLQDGTILLAHIIGRDHRTDLAVLRVKPDGKLPAVTFGNSDTAHTGDKVVAIGNPFGLSGTVTSGIISSRSRDIHHGLYNDYLQTDAAINRGNSGGPLFNMAGEVIGINTAIFSTGGGSIGLGFAIPANDVLPRSCSNSSRMVM; from the coding sequence ATGTCTTCTGACGGCATTATCGTGACAAATGAGCATGTCATCCATAATGCGGACAAGATTTCCGTCACACTTCAGGATGGCACGATCCTCCTCGCGCATATTATCGGACGTGATCACCGGACGGACCTCGCCGTTCTGCGCGTCAAGCCGGACGGCAAACTGCCCGCCGTCACTTTTGGTAATAGTGATACCGCCCACACGGGCGACAAGGTCGTGGCGATCGGCAATCCTTTCGGATTATCCGGAACCGTCACAAGCGGCATCATATCCTCCCGCAGTCGCGATATTCATCACGGCCTTTATAATGATTATCTCCAGACGGATGCTGCCATCAATCGTGGGAATTCCGGCGGTCCCCTCTTTAATATGGCAGGAGAGGTTATCGGGATTAATACCGCGATCTTCAGCACGGGCGGCGGGTCAATCGGCCTCGGTTTTGCCATCCCGGCCAATGATGTGCTGCCCCGGTCCTGCAGCAACTCATCAAGGATGGTCATGTAA
- a CDS encoding PDZ domain-containing protein codes for MAKSLNLKLQEGGLIAEIKKGGPSAAAGLKTGDVVTEIDGQTVNIGTLARLIAARQPGGRVKLDYKRDGQSHEATVTIGKSPEKPDMPPAGTWEAKPKNITLADLGLGIMALDEDLRKSHDIPDSQRGIMVISVAPHSTAAKRGIAVGDFILQVQKVEIDSPAAFAHEIDRLRDQKKNIILILIQSKDGISWVALALHQALP; via the coding sequence ATCGCGAAATCTCTCAACCTCAAATTACAGGAAGGCGGCTTGATCGCGGAGATCAAAAAAGGCGGCCCGTCGGCCGCAGCGGGTCTGAAAACCGGTGACGTTGTGACAGAGATTGACGGTCAGACCGTCAATATCGGGACACTCGCCCGCCTCATCGCGGCGCGTCAGCCTGGCGGCCGTGTGAAGTTGGACTATAAGCGGGATGGTCAGTCCCATGAAGCGACCGTGACGATCGGCAAATCGCCCGAAAAGCCGGATATGCCGCCCGCCGGCACGTGGGAGGCCAAACCGAAAAACATCACGTTGGCCGATCTGGGGCTGGGCATCATGGCGTTGGATGAAGATCTGAGGAAGTCCCACGACATTCCCGATTCGCAGCGCGGCATCATGGTGATATCCGTCGCGCCGCACAGCACGGCAGCAAAACGTGGCATTGCGGTTGGCGATTTCATCCTTCAGGTGCAGAAAGTCGAGATCGACTCCCCCGCTGCTTTCGCCCATGAGATTGACCGCCTGCGGGACCAGAAGAAAAACATCATCCTCATCCTGATACAATCGAAAGACGGCATCAGTTGGGTGGCGCTTGCATTGCATCAGGCTCTCCCGTGA